TTTTTCTGTAAAATCCATCAATAGGATAAGATGTAGTAAATTTTTCAAAATGAGATATAGCATTATTGTAATCCCCTAAATATTTGTAATTCTGTGCTTTATAATAATTAAATAAAGCATCACTTTCTATATTGGTTACTTTTTCAAAAAATGTATTGGCATTAGAGTAATCTTTTAAATTGTAATAGCATAAAGCTATTTTATAAGCTATCTCTTGGTCGTTTTCGTTAAATTTTAGTGCTTGTTGGTAGTAAGAAATAGCTTCGTCATACATAGCAGTATTGTACGCTTTTTGGGCAGCTTTTAAAAACTGATTTTGCGTTTGAGAATACACATTTTGTATGAATAACAAGCAAAAAATTATGCTTATTGTTTTATTTAAAATACGAAACACTTTCTTTTGTTTTTTATATTAACGTCTTCTACATTTTTTATTATATACACTAAACCTATTTCTACTGCACCATAGTTATTTGTGGCGGCTTGTAGCGGGCTGGTGTTAATATCATAACTAATTCCTGCCTTAAAATTGTTTTGTTTGTATTGAATAACGGCACTTACCGCATCTTTGTTTCTGTAAAACACGCCAAGAGCTATACCTTTTTTAACCACATCATTATTTTTAAAGTAATAACTTGCCGTTGTTCCCATTAAATGCTCGTGTAGTACATTTTGTTTTTGGTACAAATAGTCTAATCTTAAATCCCATTTTTTATTTATGAAATAAGTAAAATACCCCGTAATGGCATATCTTTTTTGTAAAATGGAGTTTACACTATTGTTTAAATAACTTTCCCGTATTGGGTTAAGATGATGAATACCTAATGATGTACCCAGTTCTACTTTATTGTTTATTCTAAAACCTAAATTGTAGCCAATTCCTAAGTCAAAATTAGTATAGTTTAATTTTCCAAAATTTTCATTTATGGGAATGCTGGCGTCAAAAACTTCTCCATTGTACTGATTATCAAAACTTAAAGCAGAAATATCAAACGATTTATTGATTAACCCAATGTAAATACCTCCGCCTATTTTAAACAAACTTTTTTCTTTTATAGTTAAATACAAAGTATAAGAAATAGGAATTTGGGCGTATAAACTCCTGTATTTTCCATCTCCGGCTTGGTCAAAGGCAGTGGATAAACCTACGCCTAATTTGCTATCAAATTTTTTAGAAGCATAAGCTAACATATCAAATGAAAAACCTAAAGTATTGTACGGTACTTTTATAGTACTCCATTGGTTTCTGTACAAAGCAGAAAAGCGATAATTTCCGTCAAAATTGGCTGTGTTAGCAGGTGTTTGTTGTAAGCTTTGTATATCGTACTGTGTGTAATGCACATCTTGTGCTTTTATTTGTGGCACAAATAAAAACAATGCTATAAATAAGCCTAATAATATGTGTTTTTTAATGTTCAATTACTTTAAAATACTTACATTTCCTTTTAATATAAAATCTTCTCCATTTTCGCAAAAGCCGCTACAATACCAAGCAAAAGCAGCGGGACTTAAATTTTCGCCATTAAATGAACCATCCCAACCTGTGTTAATATCATAGGTTTCAAATACTTTTTGTCCCCAGCGGTCGTAAACAGCAAAATAAAACTGCCTAATTTCTCCTCTGCTCCGTACATAAAAAATATCATTATTGCCATCATTATTAGGTGTAAAAGCATTGGGAACAAATAATTTGTCTTCTATACATTTTTTTGGTGTTACATACACGGTTACGGTTGTTTTATTAGGG
The Chitinophagales bacterium genome window above contains:
- a CDS encoding PorP/SprF family type IX secretion system membrane protein, producing MNIKKHILLGLFIALFLFVPQIKAQDVHYTQYDIQSLQQTPANTANFDGNYRFSALYRNQWSTIKVPYNTLGFSFDMLAYASKKFDSKLGVGLSTAFDQAGDGKYRSLYAQIPISYTLYLTIKEKSLFKIGGGIYIGLINKSFDISALSFDNQYNGEVFDASIPINENFGKLNYTNFDLGIGYNLGFRINNKVELGTSLGIHHLNPIRESYLNNSVNSILQKRYAITGYFTYFINKKWDLRLDYLYQKQNVLHEHLMGTTASYYFKNNDVVKKGIALGVFYRNKDAVSAVIQYKQNNFKAGISYDINTSPLQAATNNYGAVEIGLVYIIKNVEDVNIKNKRKCFVF